The following proteins come from a genomic window of Frankia casuarinae:
- a CDS encoding ABC transporter ATP-binding protein, which translates to MAEIRIEGLTRRFGNVRAVDDVSLDVADGDFLVLLGPSGCGKTTLLRMIAGLLEPSEGRIMLGDRDITHVPARRRDLAMVFQSYALYPHLTVERNIGFPLRAARRPKAEIARRVREVADQLELGGLLHRRPRELSGGQRQRVALGRALVRDPQAFLMDEPLSNLDAKLRTATRTELAGLHRRLGRTFIYVTHDQVEAMSMATRVVLLNGGRVEQVGSPTEVYDTPASVFVAGFLGAPPMNLIEARVEADGDLLAVRADGLRIPLWPGFDEPRDVIVGLRPENLTLLPGSAESPRPAEPPHPAEASTASPGLTASPGSTAQIEGVVTTVENLGSEEVAWCDVHGQAVALRGPRPIGLAAGDRARLTVDVSRVHLFARASGRRLAWRPPDPRESLTIPVPGALAASPSPASPAPAAV; encoded by the coding sequence GTGGCAGAAATCCGGATCGAGGGCCTCACGAGGCGCTTCGGAAACGTCCGTGCGGTGGACGACGTCTCCCTCGACGTGGCGGACGGCGACTTCCTCGTTCTGCTGGGACCGAGCGGCTGCGGGAAGACCACGCTGCTGCGCATGATCGCCGGCCTGCTGGAGCCGAGCGAGGGACGCATCATGCTCGGCGATCGCGACATCACCCATGTCCCCGCCCGACGGCGCGACCTCGCCATGGTCTTCCAGAGCTACGCGCTGTACCCGCACCTGACGGTCGAACGCAACATCGGGTTTCCGCTGCGGGCCGCGCGCCGCCCCAAGGCGGAGATCGCCCGGCGCGTCCGCGAGGTCGCCGACCAGCTCGAACTCGGCGGGCTGCTCCACCGGCGCCCCCGTGAGCTGTCCGGCGGGCAGCGCCAACGGGTGGCGCTCGGCCGTGCGCTGGTCCGTGACCCCCAGGCGTTCCTCATGGACGAACCCCTCTCGAACCTCGACGCGAAACTGCGCACCGCGACCCGCACCGAGCTCGCCGGACTGCACCGCCGGCTGGGCCGGACCTTCATCTACGTCACCCACGACCAGGTGGAGGCCATGTCGATGGCAACCCGCGTGGTCCTGCTCAACGGCGGCCGCGTGGAACAGGTGGGCAGCCCGACCGAGGTCTACGACACGCCGGCCTCGGTGTTCGTCGCCGGCTTCCTCGGCGCACCGCCGATGAACCTGATCGAGGCCCGGGTGGAGGCCGACGGCGACCTGCTGGCGGTCCGCGCGGACGGGCTGCGCATCCCGCTGTGGCCGGGCTTCGACGAACCCCGCGACGTCATCGTCGGTCTGCGACCCGAGAACCTGACGCTGTTGCCCGGCTCGGCCGAGTCGCCCCGCCCGGCCGAGCCGCCCCACCCGGCCGAGGCATCGACGGCATCACCCGGCTTGACGGCATCACCCGGGTCGACCGCGCAGATCGAAGGTGTCGTGACCACGGTCGAGAACCTCGGCAGCGAGGAGGTGGCCTGGTGCGACGTCCACGGTCAGGCCGTCGCGCTGCGTGGCCCCCGCCCGATCGGACTGGCCGCCGGTGACCGGGCCCGACTCACTGTCGACGTCTCACGGGTGCACCTGTTCGCTCGGGCGAGCGGACGTCGTCTCGCCTGGCGGCCACCGGATCCCCGGGAATCCCTGACCATCCCCGTGCCCGGCGCGCTCGCCGCGTCCCCATCCCCCGCTTCGCCCGCGCCCGCCGCGGTCTGA
- a CDS encoding MurR/RpiR family transcriptional regulator, with the protein MVTPSAGPPGARPGGLFATIRAALPGLLPSEQRVAEVCLARPGDVVEWSAAQLAEAAGTSTATVVRACQHLGFRGFQHFRVELARESGAAALRGEIGRTDAADPVERLVDTVFGAATAVLADALGPLDRSRLAPAVDLLDRADRLLVIGNGGSAPVAQDAALRFLGMGRPAEAPGDSIAQELTARLLAPSDVCLVITSSGANEPSLRAAEAARTAGAAVIGITSYTAGPLAEIADISLVVGAPDWPISSDMIASRLASLLLLNALQLAVGLRRTDNPLLAGTIMRDVQGHSVRAEDGPRRPAADPGLGAADPYEF; encoded by the coding sequence ATGGTGACCCCCTCCGCCGGTCCGCCGGGTGCCCGCCCGGGCGGGCTGTTCGCCACCATCCGCGCGGCCCTGCCAGGCCTGCTCCCGAGCGAGCAGCGGGTGGCCGAAGTGTGTCTGGCCCGTCCGGGGGACGTGGTCGAATGGTCCGCTGCGCAGCTCGCGGAGGCCGCGGGAACATCGACGGCCACGGTGGTGCGCGCCTGCCAACATCTCGGCTTCCGCGGATTCCAGCATTTCCGCGTCGAGCTCGCCCGGGAGAGCGGGGCCGCGGCGCTGCGCGGTGAGATCGGCCGAACGGACGCCGCCGACCCGGTCGAGCGCCTGGTGGACACCGTCTTCGGCGCGGCGACCGCGGTGCTCGCCGACGCGCTCGGCCCGCTGGACCGGTCCCGTCTCGCGCCCGCCGTGGACCTGCTGGACCGGGCCGACCGGCTGCTCGTCATCGGCAACGGCGGATCGGCTCCGGTCGCCCAGGACGCGGCGTTGCGCTTCCTGGGTATGGGCCGGCCGGCCGAGGCGCCGGGCGACTCGATCGCCCAGGAACTCACCGCCCGCCTGCTCGCGCCCTCGGACGTCTGCCTGGTTATCACGAGCAGCGGAGCGAACGAGCCGAGTCTGCGGGCCGCGGAGGCGGCCCGGACCGCGGGCGCCGCCGTCATCGGCATCACCAGCTACACGGCCGGTCCCCTGGCCGAGATCGCCGACATCAGCCTCGTGGTGGGGGCGCCCGACTGGCCCATCAGCTCGGACATGATCGCAAGCCGGCTGGCCTCCCTGCTGCTGCTCAACGCCCTGCAACTCGCGGTCGGCCTGCGCCGCACGGACAACCCGCTGCTGGCCGGAACCATCATGCGGGACGTCCAGGGCCACTCCGTGCGGGCGGAGGACGGCCCGCGGCGGCCCGCGGCGGATCCCGGCCTCGGGGCCGCCGATCCCTACGAGTTCTGA
- a CDS encoding ABC transporter substrate-binding protein: MARPRLLRAAAGLALLAALASACATSSSTPTSTAANASTIPELSPDQKVSIVFESYNLANVGTWKPVIEGLLRDFQAAHPNITVKGQPPQNLAGSANSGDYVTSIKNQVLAGSPPDVAQITFNALRFAAGSLGAQPLDTLVGREAVQANFGGEHPFAPKARTLGDVDGKTYAVPYVFSTPVLWLNKTLFTQAGLDPAKPPKTWAEVKTAALAIKAKTGKDGVLIDCLTKVGDWCFQSLVRSAGGRVISTDGTKLSFADPPGVEAVSMAADLVHSGVMPNLDQKQQVKAFSSGQAGMLLESSSLQGMFMAGAKANNWQLDATQEPSFGSKPVIPTNSGAALAIFSKDPAKQRAAWELIKFLTGDHAYTEISSKIGYLPLRTGLIDDPKSLQAWAKANPLIKPNLDQLARIEPWESFPGDNYLQISDTMMTAVESAVFTGKDPASTLAAAQKQATSFLPRK; encoded by the coding sequence GTGGCTCGACCACGCCTGCTGCGTGCCGCGGCTGGCCTCGCGTTGCTTGCGGCGCTCGCCTCCGCGTGTGCGACGTCCTCGTCCACACCCACGAGTACGGCCGCGAACGCCAGCACGATCCCCGAACTCTCCCCGGACCAGAAGGTCTCGATCGTCTTCGAAAGTTACAACCTCGCGAACGTCGGGACGTGGAAGCCGGTGATCGAGGGGCTGCTGCGCGACTTCCAGGCCGCGCATCCCAACATCACCGTCAAGGGCCAGCCGCCGCAGAACCTGGCCGGTAGCGCGAACAGCGGCGACTACGTCACCAGCATCAAGAACCAGGTGCTGGCAGGCAGCCCCCCGGACGTCGCCCAGATCACCTTCAACGCGCTGCGCTTCGCCGCCGGCAGCCTCGGCGCCCAGCCGCTCGACACGTTGGTCGGGCGGGAGGCCGTTCAGGCGAACTTCGGCGGCGAACACCCGTTCGCCCCGAAAGCCCGCACCCTCGGCGACGTTGACGGCAAGACCTACGCCGTCCCGTACGTCTTCTCCACCCCGGTTCTCTGGCTGAACAAGACCCTGTTCACCCAGGCCGGCCTCGACCCGGCCAAGCCGCCGAAGACCTGGGCGGAGGTAAAGACCGCGGCGCTTGCCATCAAGGCGAAGACCGGCAAGGACGGGGTCCTCATCGACTGTCTGACGAAGGTCGGGGACTGGTGTTTCCAGAGCCTGGTACGTTCGGCCGGCGGCCGAGTGATCTCCACCGACGGTACCAAGCTGTCCTTCGCCGATCCGCCGGGCGTCGAGGCGGTATCGATGGCCGCCGACCTGGTACACAGCGGCGTGATGCCGAACCTTGACCAGAAGCAGCAGGTCAAGGCGTTCAGCAGCGGTCAGGCCGGGATGCTGCTCGAAAGCAGCTCCCTGCAAGGGATGTTCATGGCCGGCGCCAAGGCGAACAACTGGCAGCTCGACGCCACCCAGGAACCCTCGTTCGGCTCGAAGCCGGTCATCCCCACCAACTCGGGAGCGGCACTGGCGATCTTCAGTAAGGACCCGGCCAAGCAGCGCGCCGCCTGGGAACTGATCAAGTTTCTCACCGGCGACCACGCCTACACCGAGATCTCCTCGAAGATCGGCTACCTGCCGCTGCGGACCGGCCTGATCGACGACCCGAAGAGCCTGCAGGCCTGGGCGAAGGCGAACCCGCTCATCAAGCCGAACCTCGACCAGCTCGCCCGGATCGAGCCGTGGGAGTCCTTCCCGGGTGACAACTACCTCCAGATCTCGGACACGATGATGACCGCGGTCGAAAGCGCCGTCTTCACCGGCAAGGATCCCGCATCCACCCTGGCCGCCGCACAGAAGCAGGCCACCAGCTTCCTGCCCCGGAAGTGA
- a CDS encoding bifunctional o-acetylhomoserine/o-acetylserine sulfhydrylase, which translates to MSTESWSFETQQIHAGAQPDPATGARAVPIYQTTSYVFRDTDHAAALFALGEPGNIYTRIMNPTQDVFEQRIAALEGGIGALAAASGQAAETLAILNLAEAGDHVVSSASLYGGTYNLFHYTLPKLGIEVSFVGDPDDLEEWRAAVRPTTKAFYGETIGNPRGDVLDTVGISEVAHAHGIPLIVDNTLATPYLYRPLEHGADIVVHSATKFIGGHGTAIGGVIVDGGRFDFGASGRFANFTTPDPSYHGLVYWDALGHGSYIAKARVQLLRDLGPAISPFNSFLLLQGLETLSLRIERHTANARRVAEWLDARDEVSWVAYPGLPSSRWYSRAQKVLPRGAGAILSFGIVGGAEAGKKFVEGVELFSHLANVGDVRSLIIHPATTTHSQLTEAEQTATGVTPDLVRLSVGIEGIDDILADLDAGFRAAKS; encoded by the coding sequence ATGAGCACCGAGAGCTGGTCGTTCGAGACCCAGCAGATCCACGCGGGAGCCCAGCCGGACCCGGCGACCGGCGCCCGAGCCGTGCCGATCTACCAGACCACCAGCTACGTCTTCCGCGACACCGACCACGCCGCCGCTCTGTTCGCCCTCGGTGAGCCCGGAAACATCTACACCCGGATCATGAACCCCACTCAGGACGTCTTCGAGCAGCGCATCGCCGCCCTCGAAGGTGGGATCGGGGCGCTCGCGGCGGCGTCGGGGCAGGCCGCGGAGACGCTGGCGATCCTGAACCTGGCCGAGGCCGGCGACCACGTGGTCTCCTCGGCCAGCCTGTACGGCGGGACGTACAACCTGTTCCACTACACCCTGCCGAAGCTGGGCATCGAGGTCTCCTTCGTCGGCGATCCCGATGATCTCGAGGAGTGGCGGGCGGCGGTACGGCCCACCACGAAGGCGTTCTACGGGGAAACGATCGGCAACCCCCGCGGCGACGTCCTCGACACCGTCGGGATCTCCGAGGTCGCCCACGCGCACGGGATCCCGCTCATCGTTGACAACACCCTCGCGACGCCCTATCTGTACCGGCCGCTGGAGCACGGCGCGGACATCGTCGTCCACTCGGCGACGAAGTTCATCGGCGGCCACGGCACCGCGATCGGCGGCGTCATCGTCGACGGCGGCCGGTTCGACTTCGGCGCCTCCGGCCGGTTCGCGAACTTCACCACTCCCGACCCGAGCTACCACGGTCTAGTCTACTGGGACGCGCTCGGTCACGGCTCGTACATCGCCAAGGCACGAGTGCAGCTACTGCGCGACCTCGGCCCGGCGATCTCCCCGTTCAACTCGTTCCTGCTGCTCCAGGGTCTGGAGACGCTGTCGCTGCGGATCGAGCGGCACACCGCGAACGCCCGGCGGGTCGCCGAGTGGCTCGATGCGCGCGACGAGGTGAGCTGGGTGGCCTACCCGGGCCTGCCATCGTCGCGGTGGTACTCCCGGGCGCAGAAGGTGCTCCCCCGCGGCGCCGGCGCGATCCTGTCCTTCGGCATCGTCGGTGGCGCCGAGGCCGGGAAGAAGTTCGTCGAGGGGGTCGAGCTGTTCAGCCATCTGGCGAACGTCGGCGACGTCCGCTCACTGATTATCCATCCCGCGACGACGACGCACTCCCAGCTCACCGAGGCCGAGCAGACCGCGACCGGGGTCACCCCGGATCTCGTCCGCCTGTCGGTCGGCATCGAGGGGATCGACGACATCCTGGCCGACCTCGATGCCGGGTTCCGTGCGGCCAAGAGCTGA
- a CDS encoding HNH endonuclease signature motif containing protein, with protein MTITAGPALGQHLVPSGLAVVAEQVGGLLDAPVWSLSDAELYGALDDCSVELARLAAVRLALVREAHGRNLAVREGATSTAALLRERLRIRPGDAHRLVDLALALAVDGPLSATGAALAAGAITVEQAVEVRTTIRSLPRGLDAQVYTAAEASLLELARMFDPRELARLGRHLREQLTRIDTSPGGDGPANTGSQNGDREGADSGTSPGPAGGPAGDDNQNPGNDNQDSGNGNQDSGDAPADRRGLWITDLPGGSTRITGELDAEAAALLRSALDPLAKPRPADDGTLDPRTPAQRRADALVDLLHRTLATAALPVTGGVRPHLTVTVSWTALLGQGGTPATTSWGQPLPASVLRRLACDATVTRVVFDAASVPLDVGRAHRTAPADLRRAVIARDVCCSFPGCDRPPSWCEVHHVRHWIDGGRTSLDNLVLLCGYHHRLIHHHGWIVRIGHDRRPEFIPPPWVDSDQIPRRNPYSRHTSDLLRAATVA; from the coding sequence ATGACCATCACTGCCGGCCCGGCCCTCGGGCAGCATTTGGTGCCGTCGGGTTTGGCGGTAGTGGCCGAGCAGGTCGGCGGCCTGTTGGACGCGCCGGTGTGGTCGTTGTCGGATGCCGAGTTGTACGGCGCCCTGGACGACTGTTCGGTGGAGCTGGCCCGCCTGGCCGCGGTACGGCTCGCGCTGGTGCGAGAGGCCCACGGCCGGAACCTGGCCGTGCGGGAGGGGGCTACCAGCACCGCGGCGCTGCTGCGGGAACGGCTGCGGATCCGGCCGGGGGACGCCCATCGCCTGGTCGATCTGGCCCTGGCCCTGGCCGTGGACGGACCGCTGAGTGCCACCGGTGCGGCCCTGGCCGCCGGCGCGATCACGGTCGAGCAGGCGGTCGAGGTCCGCACGACGATCCGTTCTCTCCCCCGCGGCCTGGACGCGCAGGTGTACACCGCGGCGGAGGCATCCCTGCTGGAGCTGGCCCGGATGTTCGACCCCCGCGAACTGGCCCGTCTTGGCCGGCACCTGCGGGAACAACTCACCCGCATCGACACCAGCCCCGGCGGCGACGGCCCCGCCAACACCGGCAGCCAGAACGGCGACCGTGAGGGCGCCGACTCCGGCACGTCTCCCGGCCCCGCAGGGGGCCCGGCCGGCGATGACAACCAGAACCCCGGCAACGACAACCAGGATTCGGGCAACGGCAACCAGGATTCGGGCGACGCCCCCGCGGATCGGCGCGGCCTGTGGATCACCGATCTGCCCGGGGGTAGCACCCGTATCACCGGCGAACTCGACGCCGAAGCCGCCGCGCTCCTACGCAGCGCACTTGACCCGCTGGCCAAACCCCGCCCCGCCGACGACGGCACCCTCGACCCCCGCACACCTGCACAGCGCCGCGCCGACGCCCTCGTCGACCTCCTTCACCGCACCCTCGCCACCGCAGCCCTGCCCGTCACCGGCGGCGTGCGCCCCCACCTCACCGTCACCGTCTCCTGGACGGCACTACTCGGCCAGGGAGGTACGCCCGCCACCACCAGTTGGGGTCAACCCCTGCCGGCCAGTGTCCTGCGCCGGCTGGCCTGTGACGCCACGGTCACCCGCGTCGTCTTCGATGCGGCGAGCGTCCCCCTCGACGTCGGACGGGCCCACCGCACCGCACCCGCGGACCTACGCCGCGCCGTCATCGCCCGAGACGTCTGCTGTTCATTCCCGGGGTGTGATCGGCCGCCGTCATGGTGCGAAGTTCACCACGTTCGTCATTGGATAGACGGTGGAAGAACCTCACTTGACAATCTGGTACTACTGTGTGGATATCATCACAGGCTCATCCACCATCACGGCTGGATCGTCCGAATCGGCCACGATCGCCGGCCCGAATTCATCCCTCCGCCCTGGGTCGACTCCGACCAGATACCCCGACGCAACCCCTACAGCCGACATACCTCCGATCTCCTCCGTGCGGCAACAGTTGCATAG
- a CDS encoding homoserine O-acetyltransferase MetX has translation MPGSVRPRAESRGTGAALSVEPVPPTVQPIPPTVQPIPPTPPPASGAWRAGIDPVGRRRFVDLPGPLQLERGGILPGVTVAYETWGRLDAAATNAVLVLHALTGDSHAVGPPGPGHPTPGWWDGLIGPGRALDTDRLFVVCPNVLGGCQGTTGPASPAPDGRPWGGRWPEITISDQVTVEVAVADALGIRRWAAVVGGSMGGMRALEWAVGHPDRVDHAVVLACGAAATAEQIGLSAVQLRAIIDDPAWNGGDYHGRPGGRGPDAGMGLARRVAQISYRSEAELEERFADRTRPDGLFEVASYLDHHAGKLAARFDAGTYVALTRAMMTQDVGRGRGGRASALRSCPVPFTVAGVDSDRLYPLHLQEYIAERVGAPLRVVHSRRGHDGFLIETEQVAAIVHDALRTA, from the coding sequence ATGCCGGGTTCCGTGCGGCCAAGAGCTGAGTCGCGTGGCACCGGTGCGGCCCTTTCGGTCGAACCGGTACCGCCGACGGTCCAACCGATACCGCCGACGGTCCAACCGATACCGCCGACGCCACCGCCCGCCTCCGGGGCATGGCGCGCCGGGATCGACCCGGTGGGACGGCGCCGGTTCGTCGACCTGCCGGGACCGCTGCAGCTGGAACGCGGCGGCATCCTGCCCGGCGTGACGGTGGCCTACGAGACGTGGGGCCGCCTCGACGCCGCGGCCACCAACGCGGTGCTGGTCCTGCACGCGCTCACCGGGGACAGTCACGCCGTCGGCCCGCCCGGGCCGGGCCATCCCACCCCAGGCTGGTGGGATGGCCTGATCGGGCCTGGGCGGGCCCTCGATACCGATCGCCTCTTCGTGGTCTGTCCGAATGTGCTGGGCGGCTGTCAGGGCACGACCGGGCCAGCCAGTCCCGCGCCGGACGGCCGACCCTGGGGCGGCCGATGGCCCGAGATCACGATCTCCGATCAGGTCACGGTGGAGGTCGCCGTCGCCGACGCGCTCGGCATCCGGCGCTGGGCCGCGGTGGTCGGCGGCTCGATGGGGGGCATGCGGGCCCTGGAGTGGGCTGTCGGCCATCCCGACCGGGTCGACCACGCCGTGGTCCTGGCCTGCGGCGCGGCTGCGACGGCGGAGCAGATCGGGTTGTCCGCGGTGCAGCTTCGTGCGATCATCGACGACCCGGCCTGGAACGGCGGCGACTACCACGGCCGGCCCGGCGGACGCGGCCCGGACGCCGGCATGGGTCTGGCCCGGCGGGTGGCCCAGATCAGCTATCGCAGCGAGGCCGAACTGGAGGAGCGGTTCGCGGATCGGACCCGGCCCGACGGGTTGTTCGAGGTCGCCTCCTACCTCGACCACCATGCCGGCAAGCTGGCCGCTCGGTTCGACGCCGGCACTTACGTCGCACTGACCCGGGCGATGATGACCCAGGACGTCGGCCGGGGGCGCGGGGGGCGCGCGTCGGCGCTACGGTCCTGCCCGGTGCCGTTCACCGTCGCGGGGGTCGACTCCGACCGGCTCTATCCCCTCCATCTGCAGGAGTACATCGCCGAGCGCGTCGGCGCGCCGTTGCGCGTCGTCCACTCGCGGCGCGGGCACGACGGGTTTCTGATCGAGACCGAGCAGGTCGCCGCAATCGTCCACGACGCCCTCCGGACGGCCTGA